Sequence from the Priestia megaterium genome:
CATCGTCATCTATATCGCACTGATTGGGGCCCTCGGTATTGTAGGGTATGTATATATCCCGGTTATTATGACGCAAGTTACCGAGCTTGTACAGAAGCTGATGTATTTTTACAAGCACCCCCCTGATAATACATTCGTCACCTATATTATCGATAATCTAAAGAGATTCAAATCACCAGAAAATATTCAGCAGAATATTGATTTAGTGTACAGCTATTTATCTAATATTGGAAAAGTAAGTGCACAAGTTTTCTTAGCACTCTTGTTAAGCCTATTCTTTTTACTTGAAAAGTCGCGGATTCACCGATTATTTGTCCAACTGGAACAATCTAGGCTGGGCTGGTTTTTCAAAGAAGCTGGCTATTTGGGGAGAAAATTTGTTAATTCCTTCGGCAAGGTAATAGAAGTTCAGTTTATTATTGCTTTTGTAAACAGCATTTTATCCGTTATTGCGCTGTGGGTGTTAGGGTTTCCTAATTTGCTTGCGCTTGGCGTTATGGTCTTTCTACTAGGGTTAGTGCCTGTTCTTGGGGTATTTGTTTCACTCATTCCACTTTGTACAATCGCTTACAGTTTAGGAGGCGGTGTAAAAGTACTGTCTGTATTAATTATGGTGGTAGTACTTCACGCACTTGAAAGCTATGTATTAAATCCAAAGCTGATGTCATCTAAAACAAACTTGCCAACGTTCATTACGTTTATCATTTTAGTGTTTGGTGAACACTTCTTGGGCGTATGGGGGCTGATTCTTGGTATTCCTATTTTTATTTTCTTTTTAGATTTAGTAGGAGTAGATTCAGCACAACAAATGTCAAAAAAAGAAACCTCCGCAGATTAGTTTGCAGAGGTTTCTTTTTTTAAGGAGCGTATCGTTTTTTGAATAGTAGGATGATCTCGGTGCTTAAGTTTATAAGCAAGAAAGATCTGATTTTTTACTGCTAAATGTTCAAGTTCGACTTTTACTTTTTTTTCTCGAAGCGCTTCTTGAATTAAATAGCGGGGAAGCAGGCTGATTCCCATGTGATGCTGAATGGCTTTTAACACCGTTTGAAGATTTGGAATCACATGATGAGGCTGAATTTCAGGTCGTTTTTTAAAATGCTGCCGCCAAAATCTCCTGATAATAGGAAGTTCAAGGCCATAGCTAATCCACCGCTGATTGTATAAAAAATCTTCTATATCTTTACTAGCTGTAATTTCAAAAGAAGGAGGGACGGTTAAGACAAACTCTTCTTCTTCTATGACCGTATATTCGACTCCTGGTATCTGCAATCTTTGGGTTGTAATAGCAATATCAATTTCGTCGTTTTGTATCTTTTCAAGTAAAACAGAAGCAATACCAAACTGGCTGTAGCAGCGGATACCTGCATCTTTTATTCTTTCTAAAGCTTGTTCGGTAAAATACTCTACCGGAGAACCAATTTTTACGACCGGCAGCGCGTCGGGAGAAGAAGCGGTCATTTTTATTTGGAGTGAAGCAGCTTCTAGACTTTCGATTAACGGGACGATACGCGTGTACAGTTCTTTACCTTTTTCTGTTGGAATCATCTTTCTCGGTGCACGGATAAATAAATCTTCGCCTATTTCAGCTTCTAAAGCAGCTAAGTGCTGACTCATGGCCGGCTGCGTTAAGATCCTCGCTCTGGCTGCTTCAGAAACGGATCGATATTTGTAAATGCTAATAAAGCTACGATACCATTCAAAATCAATCATTTATGTTATCCTTTCTTATAAATTTATTTATGGATATCCGTTTATTTTCTAATTTGTATTATAGACAAGCTCTCTTTAAAATAAAAATAGTAAGCAAATCATTTTTAGATAAAATAATAAAAGCACCGCTAGGCAAATGATTTA
This genomic interval carries:
- a CDS encoding AI-2E family transporter → MNIARSWLHNKLTVRIITLIIITVLLVSIRSMLQLLLFTFIFTFLIGRLQQTLRRKLPLNSTLILIVIYIALIGALGIVGYVYIPVIMTQVTELVQKLMYFYKHPPDNTFVTYIIDNLKRFKSPENIQQNIDLVYSYLSNIGKVSAQVFLALLLSLFFLLEKSRIHRLFVQLEQSRLGWFFKEAGYLGRKFVNSFGKVIEVQFIIAFVNSILSVIALWVLGFPNLLALGVMVFLLGLVPVLGVFVSLIPLCTIAYSLGGGVKVLSVLIMVVVLHALESYVLNPKLMSSKTNLPTFITFIILVFGEHFLGVWGLILGIPIFIFFLDLVGVDSAQQMSKKETSAD
- a CDS encoding LysR family transcriptional regulator, whose protein sequence is MIDFEWYRSFISIYKYRSVSEAARARILTQPAMSQHLAALEAEIGEDLFIRAPRKMIPTEKGKELYTRIVPLIESLEAASLQIKMTASSPDALPVVKIGSPVEYFTEQALERIKDAGIRCYSQFGIASVLLEKIQNDEIDIAITTQRLQIPGVEYTVIEEEEFVLTVPPSFEITASKDIEDFLYNQRWISYGLELPIIRRFWRQHFKKRPEIQPHHVIPNLQTVLKAIQHHMGISLLPRYLIQEALREKKVKVELEHLAVKNQIFLAYKLKHRDHPTIQKTIRSLKKETSAN